In Zingiber officinale cultivar Zhangliang chromosome 6A, Zo_v1.1, whole genome shotgun sequence, a single genomic region encodes these proteins:
- the LOC121995114 gene encoding protein NEGATIVE REGULATOR OF RESISTANCE-like, with protein MGMDPNPRKRESDGTAAEEERRTRRRVDEEPTDEEVEEFFAILRRIREAARHLGGARARAADHGVAGSKGRGDGGAPPMWQPAFVPEDFEHPGAAESSGDRRERAEKDEGAGKWRTMSPGCERCFDLNEKPADT; from the coding sequence ATGGGGATGGATCCGAACCCCAGGAAGCGAGAGAGCGACGGCACCGCGGCCGAGGAGGAACGGCGGACGCGCCGGCGCGTCGATGAGGAACCCACGGACGAGGAGGTGGAGGAGTTCTTCGCCATCCTGCGGCGGATCCGGGAGGCGGCGAGGCACTTGGGCGGGGCTAGGGCTCGGGCGGCGGATCACGGAGTCGCCGGGTCCAAGGGGCGGGGCGACGGTGGGGCGCCGCCGATGTGGCAGCCGGCATTCGTGCCAGAGGACTTCGAGCATCCGGGAGCGGCGGAGAGCAGCGGGGATCGGAGGGAGAGAGCGGAGAAAGATGAGGGCGCGGGGAAGTGGAGAACGATGAGCCCCGGCTGCGAGCGGTGCTTCGATCTGAACGAGAAACCCGCAGATACATAA